From Rhopalosiphum padi isolate XX-2018 chromosome 2, ASM2088224v1, whole genome shotgun sequence:
ttataagtcTAAGTTTATTCTTATTCCAGTTTATGTCTAACCCCATTTAttagatttcattaaaattactctaaaaatatatgatctcttaaaaaaaatgtttactaactataaaattttttaaaaaaatgctcaATATGTGTATGTCTATATTAGgttatataactaatttaactatttctatcttttttaaaattatttgaaataattaacataataactgattattatagatttattgcaTTAacatggatatatatatatgttaaaggTAATATGTCTTCTGCAACAATTGGTATAGgtgctattattttaattggacTCTGGTCATCTTCTTTTATATTGTGTCTTCTGTCTCTCCGAACACGTCATATTTATTGGACCAATTGTTTTTGGTATCTACGATCCTTTTAACAGTTATAATACTGTCCATACCTCGAAGTTCAGTAGATACACCTAAACCAGATATTAAGGTATTAgttatacagtttataattagtttattttttgtacttttatctattttttttaattgaaattttaattatttttatacattttctatcTTTAGATTGTAGATCCACTGTTTGTTTGGCGTTTATCAATTTTGAGTGTACTATCTATAAGTACAGCAATAGGATTAGCAGCATTGTTTTCTTCACATGTTATGAGTCGCAAAACTGTCCCGCAACTTAAATCTTgggtactttaaattattacatagtaCATTGTTATAACAATGTCTTTCAACCGCTTTCGTTGTTTGGAAAAAGTCCATCAAACGGACTAAACGATCAATGTCTGTTGGTCGTGTATATCGTAAATCATTTACAGTATGTGGCAGTGAAGACTTTATACAGAATGTATTAAAAAGTGATATTCCTGTAATCGTCAACTTCCATGCAGAGTGGTGTGAACCTTGTTTAACATTAACACCTTTGTTAAAAAAGATGGTTGGAGACTCACCATCTGTACATTTAGCAATAGTGGATGTGGAAAAGAATGCTGATTTGGTTCATACATTTGAGGTAAAAGCAGTTCCAGCTGTTTTAGCCATTCGCGATGGTCATGTCATTGACAAATTTATTGGGCTTATTGACAATGATATGATCAATGAaatggtgaaaaaaaatatctaaaccgGATGAAGTATAGACATAATgattaatcttatataatatataattgtataaaagcaTTATATTGTGACACatttaatatatcttttattgtagtatatattaGCTCGCTTTTAAACCAGTTTTAAAGTAAGACATTAATCTTTTGAACACTAATTATTCccaagtataattaaaaatttgaatattatttcattttaaaatcaaacttataatttatagtacattCAACACAAATTGTTTTTCTAGTCACTATTATGAGTATTATGTTGTTTGTTTTGAATTACtgtttaaataatctaaaataatttgtgtgttaatgtaaatatcaaaaaaaaaaatgtgttagttattttaatatatttattatcattataatttttttttttttatggttatttaaatattgcatttacTTGTATTATGAGTTATAGAGTAAAGAAGTAATACAACTTTTATTAGTCACACTAACGGTACAATGTGAGATATACCGAAttctaaataatgaaaattatttccaattttCCTGTGAATAtttctgaataataaaatttttaactaataatatgtttcaaagattttttcatttatttatttatatatatatcttaatttgtttttgagactgtattttaaataaaaggttccgtttttttatctattacaatttaaaaaaattaaaatattaagtaactaACAATTATactgtatttcatttaagagtAATGCCGAGTGGCTAGCTTCTAAGTAATGTGGATATAGCCAGATTGAGTGTCATGTTTTTAAGAGCAACATTTTAGCTGCAATCAGACATTTGAAACAAAAGCTAATCTACCAATgacaaaaatcaatttatttaggAATGTGGTCTGATGTTTAAGTGAGATTTATATAGTGTCATAAACAAACTCCTTTGATCTCATAAATGtaaaagtaagaatatattttaatagttaattagttcaatttattttatcaatgataGTATACAactaatatacagtatattatgagtTCATAgtgcatatattaataattagccGAGTGCACAtttctacatttttaactagatcataaattgtatcattatgACTTCCATGAATTGATTTTTACatggttaataatatacattatattatttaagttgattaagtgatcaaaatattatgaattatttatacatattaaagttTCATCCATTTGTGTATTGcataatttggttttatttaatgttttttctgGGAACTGTAAGCCTTTATTATCATTTGGTGAAACTTCTTTTAAAagttttggtaaaatattagtGCTTAAAAAATTGTGAATCTTAACTGAATTTCGATATTCTTGTTTCTTCTCCCATTTCAGACTTTTGTTAATATCTTTTTTCCActgttttttcattatatttaacttgTTTGATGATATTTGTAActgtaactttttatttatctttcttGTTGtgcttgatttttttgttggtGTTATTTGACTTACATCAGTcccatttattatacatttgtattgaatacctttaaatgaattatgatcAATCAGCGATATTATAGTGTCAGTATAAAACTTGTATTGTAAATTAGAAGATATTGTTTCATCAGCCAATTCTATTGGTACATTTAATCTATGTACAATAATACCTTTATTTGCACAATAATCttctagataatttattaatgttaattcatAGTTTTGTTTGTTATTCCCATTACTAACTTTTGTTACATTTGTATCGTATATGTATTTCTtagttatggaattattgaaattGACTTCTTGTTCATGATAAATATCTGAATTTTGAGAATTAAAACTATTAGAAATAAGTTCAATGTTTTGatctaaattataacaatttaaacacattttactgCTCTCATTTATCATAGTTGAACAAGTGTCCTCAtggtatttttgaatatttgttattacatcattatatgataataaaattatagtatttgggtaagtaatatcactaatatcactaatatctttattaaatataaattcaatttgctCCACATATAAAGGAAAAATGTTGAGTACATATCCTTGATTACGACAAGAGAATGAAGATAGTGACTCTTTAATTATTGGTAACAAGTAATAATTGTCTAACTGTtccttattttcattaaaattgtttttgtattccTCGTATTTTGCATTCAAATTTTCtaccataaatttaatattgttaatttttgtttcattttcaagtaggtctattttattttttgtaaataatttataattatcatgctctttaaaataaatatcatatcttAAATCATTGCAATCTAAACTATTTTCAGACTGGTctgtgaaaatttcatttttt
This genomic window contains:
- the LOC132918976 gene encoding thioredoxin, mitochondrial, which codes for MSVGRVYRKSFTVCGSEDFIQNVLKSDIPVIVNFHAEWCEPCLTLTPLLKKMVGDSPSVHLAIVDVEKNADLVHTFEVKAVPAVLAIRDGHVIDKFIGLIDNDMINEMVKKNI